CATAAATTTCTTTTTCCATAAATTCATTATACTTTTTTTCTGGAATTTTACCATCTTTATCCGTATTTTTTGCTATAAACTGCTTTAAATATTTATTCAGTTCATCTAAATTTCTCCCTGCATACTCTTTCACCATAACTGCTGTATCAACATTTCCATAATCAAAAATATAAAAATACGGATATGATAATTCAGGAATTTTTATTACAATGTAATCTGAAAAAACTTTTGTTTTATGCTCTCTGCCAAATAAATAATCATCCCCACCTTCTGGTGAAACTATTATTTCATCAGTAACAATATTTTTTATTGCGTCATGAATTATCAGCATCTTCTTAATTTTTTTTATTCTTTCTTTAACAAAATCTTTTAACGTAACATCTGATTCTTTGTTAAAGTACAGTTTATCATCTTTAAAACTAATATCCCAATATCTCTTTGCTTTAAAATTTGATAAATCGGTATTAAGTTTAACTAAAATACCTATATTTCGTTCATCCCAACCCAAGGATTTTGGATCTGTGATAAACAATGAACCTAGACATTTTCCTGTGGTAAATTCACAATATCCTCTTACTTTTTGGATTTCAAATCCAGTTTCTAATTTTTGAACAAGATTTTGAGCATAGTGATAGTAAACTCTTTTATCCATTTCTATAGACTTAGAAAATATTATTGTTTGTAATATAAAAAAATATAAAATAATTTTTACTGCTCTCATTTTGTCTCCTTTCTTTATTATATATCATAAATTTTAATTAATAACATTAATGTTTTTTATTATTTTAACATAATTTATATATAAATGTAAATGTTAAAATTTTTATTAGGGAAATAAATTTTTGAAATATAAGTTTAGTAAACCGATAAGATTAAGTAATCTTGTTTTTTTATAAAAAATGTGGTATTCTTAAGACAAGGAAATCTAATTTTATAATGAATACAATTATGTAACTGATTGTATAAAATGGAAAGGACGAAGAAAATGAAAAAATATGATGCAATAATAATTGGATTTGGAAAAGGTGGAAAAACTTTGGCAGGATTTTTGGCTGGGAAAGGTCAAAATGTGGCTTTGATTGAGAAATCGGACAAGATGTACGGAGGGACTTGTATAAATATTGGGTGTATTCCTACGAAAAAACTTGTTGACAGTACAAAAGTTCTTAAAAATAAAGGATTAAGCGGTATTGAGGAAAAGGAAAGATTTTATGAGGAAAGCATAAATAATAAAAATACATTGATTGGTGCATTACGTGGAAAAAATTATGAAATGCTGGCTACAAAGGAAAATATTGATATTTATGATGGATTTGGAAGCTTTGTTTCAAAAAATGTTGTTAATATTGAAAGTAATGGGGAAAATGTTCAGATTGAAGGAGAAAAAATATTTATAAATACAGGTTCAGTTACAATAATTCCTGGTATAAAAGGGCTTAAAGAAAGTAATCACGTTTATACAAGCACTTCAATTATGGAATTAAAGGAACTTCCTAAAAAATTGACTATTTTGGGAGCAGGGTACATTGGGCTGGAATTTGCTTCAATGTATGCTGATTTTGGGTCAGAAGTTACAGTGATTGATTTGGCACAAAGACTTATGCCTAGGGAAGATGAAGAAATTGCTGATAGAGCAAAGGCTATATTTGAGGCAAAAGGAATTAAATTTTTACTGGAATCAAAAATTGAGGAAATTGTTGATAAAAATGGAAAAGGATACGTGCAAATTTCACAAGGAGCAAGCAAGAGCGAAATTGAATCAGACGCAATTCTTGTGGCAATTGGAAGAAAACCTAATACAGAAGGACTTAATTTAGAAGCAGCAGGAGTAAAAACTGACGAAAAAGGTGCGGTTGTAGTTGACGAAACATTGAAAACGACAGCTGATAACATTTGGGCAATGGGAGATGTGAAAGGCGGACTTCAATTTACATATATTTCTCTTGACGACTTTAGAATAATAAGAGATAATCTTTACAATGGAGGAAATAGAACAGTAAATGACAGAAATGTAATTCCATATAGCGTATTCATAAATCCACCTTTATCAAGAGTTGGAATGACTGAAAGCGAAGCAATTGCCAAAGGATATGAAGTAAAAACAGGAAGACTTGAAGCAATGGCAATTCCAAAAGCAAAAATAGAAGGTGTAACAGATGGACTGCTTAAAGCAGTTATAGATGCAAAAACAGACAAAATATTGGGATGTACTTTATTATGCAATACTTCCCACGAAATGATAAACATTGTTGCAGCGGCTATGAAAGCTGAACAAAAATATACATTCCTAAAAGATATGATATTTACTCACCCAACAATGAGCGAGGCTTTGAATGATTTGTTTGGGAGCGTGAAATAAATTGAAAGAACTGATTGTACTTATATTTTTAAATTTATTGATGTTTTATAGCTTATTTAGATTACTTTTTTGTTTTATAAAAGTTTTTCAGAAAAAAGAAATTAAGAAGTTTTTATGGGGTGATTTAGTTTTTGGAATAGTGTATTTGTTTTTCATAGAAGTTTTGGGTAAGGATTTTTTTTCACAAAACCAAGGCTTACATGTAATAGTATGTATTTTGGTTGTTTTATTGTTTATGCTAATGAAAAGAAAAACTAACAAGTTCTTGTCTTATGTTGCTTTTTCTTTAGTTTTTATTGATTTATTAGGATTGATTTATCATGGAAATATGCAATTTTATGGAATTATAGTTTTACAAATGCCGATTTTTATAATTGCAAATTTTGTAAAAGATGATAATAGGTTAAATAAATATACATATTCGGCATTAATAATGGCTAATTCACTCAATATATCTGCAATTTCACTTAAAACTTTAATGTTGTTGGAAAAGACAGGAAAAATTTGAATCAAGGAGAAGGTAAAATGGTATTAATTTTAATGACAGTTGTAGTACTTTTTTACGAATTATTCAAAATTCTCTTTAATATTATAAGGTTTTTTTTTTTAAAAAAAGGATAAAAAAATTTTTGGAAATTGACTTGGCTGCTGGGATGATTTGTTTCATTTTATGGTTAGCGGCAATGGGAAATTACTCTTATTTGTTTCCTAATCAAATATTTCATTCAATATTTTATGTTGTTGCTGTTTTAATATTTTTAACAAATGAAACAGAGAAAAAAGTTTATAATTATTTGTTATTTGCAATAACGGTGATTGATATAATAATCTTTTTAATTGCATTATTCAGTATATTTGGTTTGTATCCTGTTATGTTTTTTCTACCTGTTATATTGATTTGTATAGTATTAATTCTAAGAAAAAAGAATGATAAATTGGATTATGGATATTTAATGTTGTCTTTAATTAATATTGTAAATATTTTATTGCCATATGCAATGATGATTGCTTATATAGCTTCGGAGTTATAAAAAAATTGTTTTTACTTTTTGTTAATTAATGTTATAATTATTTATAGATTTTTTACTGTACTTTTTGGCATAAATTGGAAAAAAAGATAAAAAATAATCTCAACACTAAGAGTTTAATATCAATAAATTTTATTTTATATCATATTTTAGATAAAAATTAAGATAGAAATTAGAAATGAAAGTAATATTTTTTAGAAAGGAAATTAGAAAAATGGAAGATATTATTAAAAAAGTAAATGAATTTTCAAAGTTGGCACGTGAGAGGGAATTGACGAAAGAAGAGAAGAAAGAGCGTGAAAAATATAGAAAAATGTATATTGAAAAATTTAAGGAAAGTGTGAGAGGGCATTTGGACAGCATTAAGGTTGTTAGAGTGGATGACGATGGAAATCCAATTGATGATGACGGGAATGTTATTGAGCCTGAAGCGTAAATAAAACAGTAATAATAGCATTTAGAGATTAATCTTTTAAAATCTTGAAAGTTGGATTGATAAGATTTTGGTAATTGTTTAAAGTGGATTAGGAAGGGAATGAGTGGAAATTTATGAAATATGATTTAGTTATATTTGATTTGGACGGAACGCTTATGGATACGTCGAAATCTATTACAAAGACTGTAAATTCAGCGATGGAAGAACTTGGGAAAAAGCAATATTCTGCTAATGAATGCGTAAAATTTGTTGGTGGTGGAGTTTCAGGGCTTGCACGGAATATTTTGGGAAAAGAGAAATATGAGGATGTAACGAATGAGGAAATGGAAAAAGTTATAAGAAAATATTATGATATTTACTTTGACTATGGTGTTGAGCCTTATGAAGGAATACCTGAATTGCTTGATTTTTTGGAACAGAATGGCGTGAAAAAAGGTATTGTAACAAACAAGGATCATGAAACAGCCTTATCTGCAGTTGATAAAAAGTTATCCAAATGGAAATTTGATGGAATATTTGGCTCAAATGAAAAGGAATATCCAAATAAGCCAAATCCGTACAATGTTTATAAAATGGCACAAAACTTAAATATTTCAAAAGAAAAAATATTATTTGTTGGAGATATGCTTGTGGATGTAAATACAGCTAAAAATGCTGGAATTGATATTGTTTACTGCAAATGGGGATTTGGCGAAGTAAAAGGCGAGGATGGAATTGATGAAGATGTGAAGGTGTCTGATGTTCAGGAAATTATTGAGAGAATAAAAGGTGAATAGAAAGTTTTTAGAGAAATCGTTTTAGTATTTTATATTAAAGCGATTTTTTTTGATTTGTAAAGTGCTATACATTTACTAGAGAAAATGATAAAATAAAATCAAGATAAAAAAGTTTGGGTAACAAATGAAAAGCAGAAGAAGGAACGGTGGGATGTATGAAAGAGCAGAGAAGTCAGAAGATTTTGGTAATAAATACAGGTGGGACAATCAGCATGGTTCATTCAGATAAAGATGACAATAAAAGTGCATTGAAGCCCTCTTCATCTTGGGAGGAAGTTATATATAACTATCAATTTTTAAAGGATATGAAAGTTGATTATGTTCAGACAAGCAAAATCATTGATTCTTCTGATATGAATTATGAAATTTGGCTGGAAATTGGTAAAATAATTGAAGAAAATTACGATAAATACAAAGGTTTTGTAATACTGCATGGAACGGATACAATGTCCTACACTGCAAGTGTTCTTTCTTTTATGTTAAAAAATCTTGGGAAAACGGTTATTTTGACAGGAGCACAGCGTCCGATTCAGGAAATAAGAAGTGATGGACTGCAAAATTTGCTAACTTCTATTGAAATAATTGAAAAACAGACTCAGGTAAATAGTGAAATTTGTAATTCAGAAAATGAAATACTGCCTGTAATTCCAGAAGTATGCGTATTTTTCAGGGATCATCTTTTTAGGGGAAATCGTTCAAGAAAGCTTGATTCTACGAATTATTTTGGATTTTCTTCCCCAAATTATCTTCCATTAGGGCAGGCAGGCTCAAAAATAAAAATATATGAAAACAGGCTATTATCAAAGCCAGAGGGAAAATTTTATGTAGATTACAAAATTAATCCAAATGTACTGATGATGGATGTATTCCCTGGATTTAATCCTAAAATTTTAAAACGGATATTCCAAGATGATGATAGTATAAAAGGACTTGTATTACGAACTTACGGAAGTGGAAATACTCCACAAAATAAAGAATTTTTAGAAACAATAAAATATATAATTGATATGGGAGTTATAATTCTGAATGTAACTCAATGCACAGTTGGAAGTGTGGAAATGGGACTTTATGAGTCAAATGCAATACTTACGGAACTAGGTGTTGTAAATGGATACGATATGACACCAGAAGCTGCAATTACAAAATTTATGTGCCTTTTAGGGAAATATGATGTGGAAAAAGTTAAGGAAAGATTGGTAATGAATATTGCGGGAGAGCTTACTAAATAGATTTTATACTAAACCCCATTTAAAAACGAATTCGTTAAAAACTTTTTTAATAAAGGATATAAACCTAATATTTCAAATAATCAAAATATAATTTTTTATTTTTTAAATAAAGTCTAGTATAAATATAATCTGTCGGAGCATTTTTATGTACTGGCAAAACTGTCTGAGCATAGCGAGTTTTTTGTCAGTGCAGAAAAATGCGTAGACTAGCCATAGGTTGTAGGATTTGCGGCAATGAGCAATCCTACGAAAATAAAAATGAAAAAAATTTATTAATTAAAATATCTAAAAAATAATAAAAAACAATTTAGTTGAATGATTTATGAATTAACTATCAAACAATCCTACTATAAAAATTTAATGGGATTTAGTATTAGATTTAGAATTATAATATTTATTATGTTAGTAAAATTGCTTTTAACTTATGAAGTATTCTGGTGTTATAAAGAAAAGTGAGTAATAAATTGATAAAGGATATAAAATGGAAAATATTAATACAGAAAAAATAAAGCTAGATAAATTAATAAGAGATTTTGAGAATACAAAATATTTTGGATATATGTTTTTTGTAGAATATGATGGACAGAAATTTGAATCTTTTGATGAAAATCCTAATAAAAAGAGTGTTAAATCAGAATTCAGAAAAATGTTGGAAAATAACAAAATCAAGATTTTTAAAGGTATTCAGCAGGCTGGAAGGACTGATGCAAATGTGAGTGCAAAAGAAAATATACTTTATATAAATTCCAAAGAGATAATTGATTTTTCAAAATTAAAATTTTTGGAAACAGAAGGGCTGAAAGTCAATAAAATAGTGAGAACATTGCCATTTCTTGAATTTCCACAAATGATTGAAAAAAGATATTATATTTATGAATATCCAAAAAAACTTAAGAAAAACGATGAAGAGAGAATAAATCAGATTTGCAATAAAGTATCTGGGAAAAAGAATTTTTACGAATTTACTTCAGAAAAGGGGAAAAAATTAAAAAATCACACAAGAGAAATTTTTGTGAAATATGAAAATGATAAACTGTATTTTGTGGGAGATGGATTTTTGCCACAGCAGGTGCGGATTATGAGCAATTTTATTTTAAATAATACAAAATTTGATATTGAAAAATTAAATGATGAAAATTTTGAAAATAGGAAATTGGGGATAAAAGATAAAACGCTTGATGGGAAATATTTGACACTTGTGAAAGTTGAATTTTCAGAAAAATTAGAGAAAATCAGTTTTTTTGATGTGAAAAATATTGAAGAATTGATAAATTTGAAAAAGAATAATAATGAAATTTTTGAAATAGAAAATTCTGAAATCAAAATAGATGATTTGAATGAACAATTAAAAAGCATTGATAAAGTTAAAAAAATTGAGAGAAATAGTTATTTTACAGTATTTTTCATTGAGAAGAAAGATAAAGGGGAATTTATTGGAAAAAGAGGGAAAAATATTAGGAAGTTAAAGAAGATTTTGGGGGATATAGTTGTAAAAGAGATTTGAAAAAATTGAAAAATATTTTATAGATTATGTAAAAATTTATTGTTTTTAAAAATTTTTAGATACTGTTTATAGAAAAATATTGAATGATGAGATTTGATAGCAGGATATTAACATATTTTGTCAGAAAGTGTAGAAAAATGAGAAAATCAAGATTAGGAAAAGAGTGGAAAAATGTATATAATTAGAAAAGCAATGGAATATTTTAAACCGAAAATTAACAGGGCTTATATGAATGAGGCTTTGAAAAAATTGACAGAAAAAGAAAAGAAAATATTTTTGGAAATGTCCGATTACGATAAGTTTCATTCGCTTGAAGTTTATAAAAAAATAAAAAAAACGGAACTGAAAAACAATGAGAAATATTTGAAATTGGCACTTCTACATGACTGTGGAAAAGAAAATGTGTCGATTATAACGAGAGTTTTGCATAAATTAGGATTTAAAACGCAGTTGCAAAATCACGCACAAAGAAGTTTTGAAAAGCTGGAGAAAGTCGATGAGGAAGTAGCGGTTTTGGCGAAAAATCATCATAATAGAGGTTATTCTCAGGAAATGGATATTTTTCAGAAATGTGATGATGAGAGTTAAGAAATTGATGAAAAATTTTTAGAAAAGAGTGATTTTATGGAAGACAAGTATAAAATGACATTGGAGGAGAATATTTTTGTCGCAAAAAGAAATATAGTGGATTCAATTTGGAAATCGGCAAATCTGGAAGGAATAGCTGTAACTTATCCTCAGACAGAAACGATTTTTCAGGGACTGGGAGTTCAGAATATGAAAGTTAAGGATATAAATGCCATTGTTAATTTAAAACATTCGTGGGAATTTATTTTGGAAAATATTGAATATCCTCTTGATTTAAACTATATTTGCAAAATTAATCAGCTTATTGGAGAGGCAAATGTAAATCCTTTTCCTGGACAATTAAGATTTTCTGATGTAAGTATGGGTGGAACAGATTGGAAGCCTGAAATTCCAAATAAGGAAAAAGTGAATGATAATTTGAATGAAATTTTGGAAAGTGAAAACTCTGCAACAGAAAAAGCAATAAATTTAATGCTATATTTAATGAGAAGCCAACTTTTTTATGATGGAAATAAAAGAACAAGCATGATGACAGCAAATCACGTAATGATTCAAAACGGTGCTGGAATTATTTCTGTACCGATAAAACAGCAGGAGAAATTTTTGGAACTGCTTGTCAAATTTTATGAAACTAATGATACGAGTGAAATTAAGGAATTGATTTATAATCATTGTATTGATGGAATAAATTTTAAAAGAGAATAAAATTTTTGGAAATAAAAAATTATAAAAGAAAGAAAAATAGATAATTATGAATGAAAAATATGAAGTTGAAAATGAATTTGAAGATGAAATAGATGTTGAAAATAGTGAAAATGAGGAAAATATTGTTGTTTTAAATGAAGAGGCAGGGAGCAGGATTGATAAATTTTTGTCGGAAAGGCTGGAGTTGACACGGACACGCATTCAACAGCTTATAAAAGATGAAAATATTTTGGTAAATGAAAAAAAAACAAAGCCTGCTTATAAAATTGAAGAAAATGATACAATAAAAGTTGTAATTCCAGAACTGGAAACTGTTGAAATAAAACCTGAAAACATTGATATTGAAATAATTTATGAAGATAATGATTTGGCAGTTATAAATAAAAAAGCTGGAATTGTCGTACATCCTGCAAACGGACATTATTCGGGAACGCTTGTAAATGCAATTTTGTATCACATCAAAGATTTGTCAGGAATAAATGGAGAAATCCGTCCTGGCATTGTGCATAGGCTAGACAAGGACACAAGCGGACTTTTAATAATCGCCAAAAATGACAAGGCACATCTAAAATTGTCACAAATGTTTCACGATAAAACTGTAAAAAAAACTTATCTTGCAATTTTAAAAGGAAAACTAAACAAAAAAAGCGGAAGAATTGTAACACAAATTGGGCGTGATAAAAACGACAGGAAGAAAATGACCGTAATAAATGACTTAAATTCAGGAAAAACTGCAATTACAAATTACGAAGCAATTTCACAGACGGAAAAATTTACGCTTGTTAAAGTTCATATTGAAACTGGAAGAACTCACCAAATAAGAGTTCACATGAAATATTTAGGATACCCAATTCTAGGTGACAGTGTCTACGGCAGAACAGACACCGAAAAACGCCAAATGCTTCATGCCTACAAATTGGAATTTGAACATCCAATTACAGAAGAAGAAATAGAATTTATTGCAGAATTACCTGAAGATTTTGAAAAGGCATTGAAAAAATGTGGGCTAGAATTTGAAATTTTTTGATTTTTTTAAATATTCATTCTAATTAAATGAATAATTATAGTTAAATTAAAAATATCGAATTTATAAGTTATTAGTATTAGATAAATTAATTAGAAATTTTTGTGTCAAGTGGGAGTGTAGAGGTATGGCGTTTAATACCTCTGTGTTAAAAAAACTAATAAAAATATTAAATTTGAAATAGAATTTGAGAAACTAATTTAAGATTATCAAATTTTAAGTTTAGAAATATTATAAAAAGTAAAGGAATATGCTTATGGATAAAAAAAATGAATTAATGGAATTTGACGAAAAATATAATAAGATTGTTGTTGGGGTTGATGAGGCTGGTAGAGGGCCTTTGGCAGGGCCAGTCGTGGCTGGAGCTGTAATTGTGATTCAGGATTTCCCAGAATTGCAGGAGATTAATGATTCGAAGAAGTTGACTGAGAAAAAAAGGGAAAGATTGTTTGAAGCGATAGAAAAGAATTGTATCGTGGGAATCGGAATCGCTTCAGAAAAAGAAATTGATGAGATGAATATTTTGAATGCAACATTTCTAGCAATGCGTCGAGCGATAAATCAAGTGACTGAAAAATCAGCATTTGATATAGTTCTAGTTGATGGTAATCATTTGATTCGAGAGTATGAAGGAGAGCAGGAATGCATTGTAAAGGGAGACAGCAAATCATTAGCTATTGCGACAGCTTCGATTGTGGCAAAGGTTACAAGAGACAGAATGCTTTGTGAGATTGCAAAGGAATTTCCTGAGTATGAATTTGAGAAACATAAAGGATATGGAACTAAGAAACATAGGGAGATTTTACTTGAAAAAGGGGCTTGTAGGTATCATAGGAAGATGTTTTTGAAGAAGATATTGGGAAATCAGTAAAATAATCATATTTAGGAGTAATTTATGGAAAGTGAATTAAAAAAAATATTAAATACAATTTACCAAGAAGAAAAAAAACTAACTATAGAAGAATACATGAATTTAAATAGAGGTATTTGTATTAATCCATTAAGAATATGTGGAATAAAATATATAAAAGAAAATATTAATAAGGTAACGTTTCGAGAGGAAATTGTCAATTTACAAAAAGAAAAATTAGAGCAACAAATACAAAAAGAAAAATTAAAAAAAATTGATATAAAAAATAAAGAAATATATGAAAAAAACATACGAAGAATAGAAAAAGAGAAAAAAGAAATTGATTTCTTAAAAATGATTCATAATTTTAAAATATATTATGAAGATGCAAATTATGAAATGTCAATAGAGGAATTTGTGTATAATGAAATTTTAAAATTGTTGTATGAAAAATACAGAAGTATTGTAGAAGAACCAGATTATAAAATAAATGAAAAAAATAATATGTTAGAAAAAACTTATGAGTTTATCAATGATGACACGCAGTATAAAAAATATAAATTATTGAAGATAAATAAATACAGAAAGCTAATAAAAATACGTTTTTTTTGTTTAAAGGATGTAAGAATGAAAACTAATAATTATATCATGTTAGATAATCATTTATCAGAAAAAATTTGTGAAAAATTAAAGCAATTAAAAGATAAAAAATATATAAAAGATTTGTCTTTAAAACCTAATTATTATTTAGGAATTTTAGAAAAAATTCCGAGTGCAGAAGATATAAATTTTGGAAAAACATTTAAATTTGAAAATTTAAAAGAAATTTTACCAACTAAGTTAGTTTCTTATGAAAAAGGTGAAAATTTATGGATTAATATTGAAAGAAACAGTATCACTTTTGAAGAAATTTCTGAAAATTTTGAAATTATAGAAGATGATATTATAAAAACTCAAGTAATACATTGTGAATATTTTGAAAAAGCAGGGAAATTTTATATCTCTCATATGGATCATGAATATATTTTTTACTCTATTGAAGAATATGAAAAAAGACTATGTGATATAAAACAAAAAGGAAAAGCCTTAAAAAAAGTAAAAACATTTAAAATTGATAATTCTGAAATTCCTTTTATATTAGATGACGGAACAAATATCTTGTTATTTTTTTTAAATGAATATTTTAATTCTGAAAAATTATTGCTAGAATATTTTGAAAATATAAATTAAAAAAATTATCAATATTTAGATATTGTAATATTATTAAATTTATAATATAAATAAAGACTTTTGTGTATAAAAATTTTTCCTTTATAAATCCCTTATTTATTTGGGAAAATAAAAAAATTAACTTTTTTAAAAATTTTAAAATAAATAAAATTGAGAAAATATTTAAAGAAAGTGGATTAGAGTGGAAAGATAAGGAAAAAAATTAAAAAAATCAAATAATAAAAAAAGAAGAGGAAATTTTCCAGTCTTGAAAAATAAGTAAAAAATTGGTATCATATAATATAAAATTAAAAGAATAAATATAGATATTTGTGATACAATATTAAAAAAGGGGATGGGACGAGAAATATTATGAATAAAAGGGAAATTGGGTTTAAGTATGAGAATGTGGCGAAGGAATATTTGATTTTGCAAGGGCTTACGTTTGTTGAGAGTAATTTTTATACCAGGTTTGGGGAGATTGACTTGATTTTTTTTGAAAAGAGGAGTCAGACGCTGGTGTTTGTGGAGGTCAAATATCGGAAGAATGATTTTTTTGGATCAGCGATTGAGATGGTGACGGAGGATAAGCAGAATAAGATTCTTGCAAGTTCACAAATTTATCTTTTAAAAAAGGAATGGGATAAAAATGTAAGGTATGATATTGTCGGAGTAAGTCGTGGCTCTAACAGTATTGAGTGGTTAAAAAATGCGTTTTGAGGTGATTATATGAGAAATGATGAGAAATGTTGCAAATGTGGAGAAGAAATGTTTGAAATGAAAAAGGTGGCAATTCCTACAAAAAAAGTTGCTGGAACTCAGATTGCCATTGATACATTTTATTTAAAAATATGTAAAAATTGTGGATATACAGAAATGTACTCAACTAAAATAGTTCAAAAGGTTGAGGATCCTGTTGAAGGATATTAAATTTTTTAAGGAAATAATATTTAATTTTAAAGGAATTTTATTTAGAAACCAGGATATAATTTCAGGGGTGGAATTAGTTGAGTACGGTATTGTATCGAAGGATACGAAAAATATTCTGAAAAGTTTGAAAAAATTGCGAAAATTAAATAATATTTATTATGTATGGGATTACAATAAGGAGTTTAAGAGGTTAATTTATTCTTATAAATATAATCATAGAAAAATCATGGCAAAGTTGATTGCTGAATTGATAAAGGAAGAATTTTATTATGTCTTGAAACGTGAAAAGATAGATATTGTCGTGAGTGTGCCTGTCAGCAGAAAAAGAAAGAATGAAAGAGGGTATAATCAGGTTGATGAGATTTTGAACTGTCTGAAAGTGAATTATGTTCGGATTGAGAGAATAAAAAATACAAAAAAGATGGCTGAAATTTTGGACGAAGAAGAAAGAAACAGGAATATTGAGGGAGCTTTTAGGGTTTCTAAGAATGTTGACTTGAGTAATAAAAAAATTTTGATACTCGATGATATTGTAACGACAGGAGCGACACTTAGGGAAATAAAAAATAGCATTTTAAGGCAATTTGATAATAAAGATAAAAAAAATGGAAATAATATAAAAATTACTGTTTTTTGTCTGGCTGCGGCTAGGGAGATTAAGGTAAATAGAGGAGAAATATGAGTTTTAAATTAAAAATGAAAGTTTTATTGTTTTTGGTAAGTTCAGTTGTTTCATTTTC
This is a stretch of genomic DNA from Leptotrichia hofstadii. It encodes these proteins:
- a CDS encoding ribonuclease HII; the encoded protein is MDKKNELMEFDEKYNKIVVGVDEAGRGPLAGPVVAGAVIVIQDFPELQEINDSKKLTEKKRERLFEAIEKNCIVGIGIASEKEIDEMNILNATFLAMRRAINQVTEKSAFDIVLVDGNHLIREYEGEQECIVKGDSKSLAIATASIVAKVTRDRMLCEIAKEFPEYEFEKHKGYGTKKHREILLEKGACRYHRKMFLKKILGNQ
- a CDS encoding YraN family protein, which gives rise to MNKREIGFKYENVAKEYLILQGLTFVESNFYTRFGEIDLIFFEKRSQTLVFVEVKYRKNDFFGSAIEMVTEDKQNKILASSQIYLLKKEWDKNVRYDIVGVSRGSNSIEWLKNAF
- a CDS encoding zinc ribbon domain-containing protein; this encodes MRNDEKCCKCGEEMFEMKKVAIPTKKVAGTQIAIDTFYLKICKNCGYTEMYSTKIVQKVEDPVEGY
- a CDS encoding ComF family protein; the protein is MKDIKFFKEIIFNFKGILFRNQDIISGVELVEYGIVSKDTKNILKSLKKLRKLNNIYYVWDYNKEFKRLIYSYKYNHRKIMAKLIAELIKEEFYYVLKREKIDIVVSVPVSRKRKNERGYNQVDEILNCLKVNYVRIERIKNTKKMAEILDEEERNRNIEGAFRVSKNVDLSNKKILILDDIVTTGATLREIKNSILRQFDNKDKKNGNNIKITVFCLAAAREIKVNRGEI